The following proteins are co-located in the Desulfovibrio legallii genome:
- a CDS encoding EutN/CcmL family microcompartment protein, whose amino-acid sequence MLVGIVVGNVWATRKEDALNGLKLMVVQRLDLAHNKLAESFVAVDCVGAGTGEKVLITTGSSARKALFNEEAPVDAAIVGILDQEDMMGCKAPRKE is encoded by the coding sequence ATGCTGGTAGGCATTGTCGTCGGAAACGTCTGGGCCACGCGCAAGGAAGACGCCCTCAATGGGCTGAAGCTCATGGTGGTGCAGCGGCTGGACCTCGCCCACAACAAACTGGCCGAAAGTTTTGTGGCCGTAGACTGCGTGGGCGCGGGCACAGGCGAAAAAGTGCTCATCACCACGGGCAGCTCCGCCCGCAAGGCGCTGTTTAATGAAGAGGCTCCCGTGGACGCCGCCATTGTGGGCATTCTGGACCAGGAAGACATGATGGGCTGCAAAGCCCCGCGCAAGGAGTAG
- a CDS encoding BMC domain-containing protein, protein MDTLGIVDSRSIAAGTALADSMLKAAAVTLVRASVVCAGRLLIVVEGDREAVETAVRTAREAEASLAGSYIISPVDPQVQAALRRRPQPAAGQALGVVECRNAADGVMAADAAVKKAQVALMRLVLGQGIGGKSFFVLTGDVAAVREAVDTATAELGKSLLRAVVLPRPEPEVTQALAGVAKPNPAPAGE, encoded by the coding sequence GTGGACACGCTGGGCATAGTGGACAGCCGCAGCATAGCCGCGGGCACGGCCTTGGCCGACAGCATGCTCAAGGCCGCGGCCGTGACCCTGGTGCGAGCGTCAGTGGTCTGCGCCGGAAGGCTGCTCATTGTGGTGGAAGGCGATCGCGAAGCTGTGGAAACGGCCGTACGGACCGCGCGTGAAGCTGAAGCCTCCCTGGCGGGCAGCTACATTATCTCTCCCGTGGACCCGCAGGTGCAGGCGGCCCTGCGCCGTCGGCCCCAGCCCGCGGCCGGGCAGGCCCTGGGCGTGGTGGAATGCCGCAACGCGGCAGACGGCGTCATGGCGGCGGACGCTGCGGTCAAAAAGGCCCAGGTGGCCCTCATGCGGCTGGTGCTGGGCCAGGGCATAGGCGGCAAATCCTTTTTTGTGCTCACGGGCGACGTGGCCGCCGTGCGCGAGGCTGTGGACACGGCCACGGCAGAACTGGGCAAAAGCCTGCTGCGGGCAGTGGTCCTGCCGCGCCCGGAGCCGGAAGTAACCCAGGCCCTTGCGGGCGTGGCCAAACCTAACCCCGCCCCGGCGGGAGAATGA
- a CDS encoding BMC domain-containing protein, producing the protein MTDALGMIETRGLVGAVEAADAMVKAANVTLIGKEQVGSGLVTVMVRGDVGAVKAATDAGAAAASRVGELVSVHVIPRPHEEVEMILPKRR; encoded by the coding sequence ATGACGGATGCCCTGGGCATGATTGAAACCAGAGGTCTGGTGGGCGCGGTGGAAGCCGCCGACGCCATGGTCAAGGCCGCCAACGTGACCCTCATCGGCAAGGAGCAGGTGGGCTCCGGTCTGGTAACGGTCATGGTGCGCGGCGATGTGGGGGCCGTGAAGGCCGCTACGGACGCGGGCGCGGCCGCCGCCTCCCGCGTGGGCGAGCTGGTGAGCGTGCACGTCATCCCCCGCCCGCACGAAGAAGTGGAAATGATCCTGCCCAAACGCCGCTAA
- a CDS encoding 1-propanol dehydrogenase PduQ: protein MTQFYGKTKICYGPYALEMLETFPATQAFVVTDPFMVKSGFADQAISHLKRKGVGHTLFSGVEPDPTLQAVVAATKLFLQSRADLILALGGGSAIDMAKAISYFGRKADQSRQTLLVAIPTTSGTGSEVTSIAVITDKEQAVKIPLNDELLIPDVAILDARFTRTVPPAVTASTGMDVLTHAIEAYTSRYSNVFTAIYAERAIRHVFTYLRRAYVHGDDMVARDNMLIASCMAGLAFTNSGLGITHSLAHSLGGLFHIPHGLANAVLLPHAILFNRFDAGVKYKEIAEMAGIAAPTVEEGTHNLVAAVRELNTALGIPAQVRQLKVDAVQYRAHLPSMAANALEDICTQSNPRMPSLDDLAELLLRAW, encoded by the coding sequence GTGACCCAGTTTTACGGAAAGACAAAAATCTGCTACGGCCCCTATGCCCTGGAAATGCTGGAAACCTTCCCGGCCACGCAAGCCTTTGTAGTGACAGACCCCTTTATGGTCAAAAGCGGCTTTGCGGACCAGGCCATCAGCCACCTCAAGCGCAAGGGCGTAGGCCACACCCTTTTTTCCGGCGTGGAGCCAGACCCCACCCTGCAGGCCGTGGTGGCGGCCACCAAGCTCTTTCTGCAAAGCCGGGCCGACCTTATCCTGGCCCTGGGCGGCGGTTCGGCCATAGACATGGCCAAGGCCATTTCCTACTTCGGCCGCAAGGCGGACCAGAGCCGACAGACCTTGCTGGTGGCCATACCCACCACCAGCGGCACGGGTTCGGAAGTGACCTCCATAGCCGTCATCACGGACAAGGAGCAGGCGGTCAAAATCCCCCTCAACGACGAGTTGCTTATCCCCGATGTGGCCATTCTGGACGCGCGCTTCACCCGCACCGTGCCCCCGGCCGTCACGGCCTCCACCGGCATGGACGTGCTGACCCACGCTATAGAAGCCTACACCTCCCGTTACAGCAACGTCTTTACGGCCATCTATGCAGAACGGGCCATCCGCCACGTCTTCACCTACCTGCGCCGGGCTTACGTCCACGGCGACGACATGGTGGCGCGCGACAACATGCTCATTGCCTCCTGCATGGCCGGACTGGCCTTTACCAACAGCGGTCTGGGCATCACGCACAGTCTGGCCCACAGTCTGGGCGGGCTTTTTCACATTCCCCACGGCCTGGCCAATGCCGTGCTGCTGCCGCACGCTATTCTGTTTAACCGGTTCGACGCCGGCGTGAAGTACAAAGAAATTGCCGAAATGGCGGGCATTGCCGCCCCCACGGTGGAAGAAGGCACGCATAACCTCGTGGCCGCCGTGCGCGAACTCAACACCGCCCTGGGCATCCCGGCCCAGGTGCGCCAGCTCAAGGTGGATGCCGTCCAGTACCGTGCTCATCTGCCCTCCATGGCCGCCAACGCTCTGGAAGACATCTGCACCCAAAGCAACCCCCGCATGCCCTCGCTGGACGATCTGGCGGAACTGCTGCTGCGGGCCTGGTAA
- a CDS encoding 4Fe-4S dicluster domain-containing protein: MGNQIVEAIRQAGVVGAGGAGLPTHVKADASVGTVLVNGASCEPLLMSDPYLLECRTEELLRGLRAMMDCTGAQRGVVCLKGKHAAALRQVRQAVADRPDMDVFELGDFYPAGDEQVMVYEVLGAVVPERGLPLQVGAVVSNVESLCNVARALEGKPVTHRYLTVGCAVARPMVLRVPVGTCVDEVLRFAGGPTLTEYKVVDGGPMMGRVLPHTQQPVTKTTSGLLVXPPDHTVVARKIMDERTVRRLTNTVCCQCSLCTDLCPRNLLGHSLHPHKLMRVSAGTAATEVPVAKEALLCSECGICEKFACPLGLSPREVNAQLKRELGKARIAWQYDGRPLHPSRFREERRIPTSRLVQRLGLSDYAAHPPFVGDYVPTEVRIPLRQHIGAPAVPVVTVGRQVHVGDLLGEIPEGAMGARVHASISGTIRAVENGFITIRA, from the coding sequence ATGGGAAATCAGATTGTGGAGGCCATCCGCCAGGCGGGTGTGGTGGGCGCCGGCGGCGCCGGGCTGCCCACGCACGTAAAGGCCGACGCCAGCGTCGGCACGGTTCTGGTCAATGGCGCCAGCTGCGAGCCCCTGCTCATGAGCGACCCTTACCTGCTGGAATGCCGCACCGAGGAACTGTTGCGCGGGCTGCGGGCCATGATGGATTGCACGGGCGCGCAACGGGGCGTGGTCTGCCTTAAAGGCAAGCACGCGGCGGCTTTGCGGCAAGTGCGTCAGGCCGTGGCCGACCGTCCGGACATGGACGTTTTTGAACTGGGCGATTTTTACCCCGCCGGCGACGAACAGGTCATGGTCTACGAAGTGCTGGGCGCTGTGGTGCCGGAGCGGGGCCTGCCCCTGCAGGTGGGCGCTGTGGTCAGCAATGTGGAAAGCCTCTGCAATGTGGCGCGCGCCCTGGAGGGCAAACCCGTGACCCACCGCTACCTTACCGTGGGCTGTGCAGTGGCCCGGCCCATGGTGCTGCGCGTGCCTGTGGGCACTTGCGTGGACGAGGTGCTGCGCTTTGCGGGCGGCCCCACCCTTACGGAGTATAAAGTAGTAGACGGCGGCCCCATGATGGGCCGGGTGCTGCCCCATACACAGCAGCCCGTGACCAAGACCACCAGCGGCCTGCTGGTGCYGCCTCCGGACCATACGGTGGTGGCCCGCAAAATCATGGACGAACGCACTGTGCGGCGGCTGACCAACACAGTCTGCTGTCAGTGCTCCCTGTGCACAGACCTCTGCCCGCGCAACCTGCTGGGGCACAGCCTGCATCCGCACAAGCTCATGCGCGTGTCCGCCGGGACGGCGGCGACGGAAGTTCCTGTGGCCAAAGAGGCCCTGCTCTGTTCCGAGTGCGGCATCTGCGAAAAATTCGCCTGTCCGCTGGGCCTTTCCCCACGCGAGGTCAACGCTCAGCTCAAAAGAGAACTGGGCAAGGCCCGCATTGCCTGGCAATACGACGGACGCCCCCTGCACCCGTCACGCTTTCGGGAGGAGCGGCGCATCCCCACCAGCCGCCTGGTGCAGCGTCTGGGCCTGAGCGACTATGCGGCCCACCCGCCCTTTGTGGGCGATTATGTGCCCACGGAGGTGCGCATTCCCTTGCGCCAGCATATCGGCGCGCCCGCCGTGCCTGTAGTAACAGTGGGCCGGCAGGTGCACGTGGGCGATCTGCTGGGGGAAATCCCCGAAGGCGCCATGGGCGCACGCGTACACGCCAGCATCAGCGGCACAATACGTGCGGTGGAAAACGGCTTTATCACCATCAGGGCTTAA
- a CDS encoding BMC domain-containing protein, with product MRVRTIGCVELNSIGLGMETADAMVKAAQVELVLARTTCPGRYLIIITGDTGAVTDSVETGLRLGGDMVVDSFVIPNVHADVVPAMNGTALPGPINALGVIETYTAASCVLAADAAAKAGDVSLLELRLSAGLGGKAFVVMTGEVSAVRSSVEAGAANAAAANPVVSKIVIPSPSEELKRQLL from the coding sequence ATGAGAGTACGCACTATCGGCTGTGTAGAACTGAACAGCATCGGGCTGGGCATGGAAACGGCAGACGCCATGGTCAAGGCGGCCCAGGTGGAACTGGTGCTGGCGCGCACCACCTGCCCCGGCAGGTACCTGATCATCATCACGGGCGACACCGGCGCGGTTACCGACTCCGTGGAAACCGGCCTGCGCCTGGGCGGCGACATGGTGGTGGACAGCTTCGTCATCCCCAATGTGCATGCGGACGTGGTCCCGGCCATGAACGGCACGGCCCTGCCCGGCCCCATCAACGCCCTGGGCGTTATTGAAACCTACACGGCGGCCTCCTGCGTGCTGGCTGCTGACGCCGCGGCCAAAGCCGGCGACGTGAGCCTGCTGGAGCTACGGCTTTCCGCCGGGCTGGGCGGCAAGGCCTTTGTGGTCATGACCGGCGAGGTCAGCGCCGTGCGCTCTTCCGTAGAGGCCGGGGCGGCCAACGCAGCTGCGGCAAATCCCGTAGTCAGCAAAATCGTCATCCCCTCCCCCAGCGAAGAACTGAAGCGGCAACTGCTCTAG
- a CDS encoding BMC domain-containing protein — MEDHKQRIIQEHVPGRQVTLAHLIASPQRTLFHNLGLGDRQASAIGILTITPSEGVIIAADIATKAAAVEVGFLDRVGGSLLFTGDVASVEAALRAVLDYFDATLHYALTALTHS, encoded by the coding sequence ATGGAAGACCACAAGCAGCGCATAATTCAGGAACATGTGCCGGGCCGTCAGGTTACCCTGGCCCACCTCATCGCCAGCCCCCAGCGGACGCTTTTCCACAATCTGGGGCTGGGCGACCGGCAGGCCTCGGCCATCGGCATTCTGACCATCACCCCCAGCGAAGGCGTAATTATCGCGGCGGACATCGCCACCAAGGCCGCCGCCGTGGAGGTGGGCTTTCTGGACCGCGTGGGCGGCTCCCTGCTTTTTACGGGCGACGTGGCCAGCGTAGAAGCCGCTCTGCGCGCCGTGCTGGACTACTTTGACGCCACCCTGCACTACGCCCTTACGGCCCTGACCCACTCCTGA
- the clpA gene encoding ATP-dependent Clp protease ATP-binding subunit ClpA: protein MLSKSVQSVIRDALMEAHRRRHDLLTVEHVLFALTNNMRGRIILEGSGASVPVLREQLEEFFSRELESVPLTRNHEVSQTEGVQRVLDRALAHIRSSGRDTVELGDLLISIMDEDESYALFYLRKQGVERLDVLTFVSHGLEEGGGSRGVEQAGAEGGKEAKAADPLAQYTVDLTERAREGKIDPLVGREAELDRAVEVLCRRRKNNPLFVGDPGVGKTALAEGLALRIVEGRVPEMFAQTHLYALDMGLLLAGTRYRGDFEGRLKAVVQRLKEQPDSILFIDEIHTIVGAGSTSGGSLDASNLLKPVLAGGELRCIGSTTYEEFRNHFEKDRALARRFQRIDLTEPSAEECLRILQGLEKRYADYHKVRYVPAALKAMVDLTARHVRDRLLPDKAIDVLDECGAAVRLGRGVRPARGEETPQVGVGDVERVVARMAGVPVRTVSGKERTRLAHLEKDLKQLVFGQETAIEVTVRAILRARAGLGQEQRPAGAFLFYGPTGVGKTEVARSLAKLMGVEFLRYDMSEYMEKHAVSRLIGAPPGYVGFDQGGLLTEAVRKAPYSVVLLDEMEKAHPDIFNVLLQVMDYATLTDNTGRKTDFSHVVLIMTSNAGAFEMSRPSMGFAGSVPQDAAHKALKAVENTFSPEFRNRLDALVPFGSLTEPMMLRIVDKFLSDIRQSLEQHRVELTVTDAARRWLARKGFDPAMGARPLRRLLRTELEDRLASALLFGNLKKGGKARLTCSNDGLELESGPAPKAAGKAQKNTRNAIA, encoded by the coding sequence ATGCTGAGTAAAAGTGTTCAAAGCGTCATCCGTGACGCGCTCATGGAAGCCCACCGCCGTCGGCACGACCTGCTGACCGTGGAGCACGTGCTCTTTGCCCTTACCAACAACATGCGGGGACGCATCATCCTGGAGGGCAGCGGCGCCAGCGTGCCGGTGCTGCGCGAACAGCTGGAGGAGTTTTTCAGCCGGGAGCTGGAGTCCGTGCCCCTCACGCGCAACCATGAAGTCTCCCAGACCGAGGGCGTACAGCGCGTACTGGACAGGGCGCTGGCGCATATCCGCTCCTCAGGACGCGACACGGTAGAACTGGGCGATCTGCTCATTTCCATCATGGACGAAGACGAGAGCTACGCCCTATTCTATCTGCGCAAGCAAGGGGTGGAACGCCTGGACGTGCTGACCTTTGTGTCGCACGGCCTGGAAGAGGGCGGCGGTTCGCGCGGCGTGGAGCAGGCCGGCGCCGAGGGCGGCAAGGAGGCCAAGGCCGCCGATCCGCTTGCCCAATATACGGTAGACCTCACCGAGCGGGCGCGGGAGGGCAAGATCGACCCCCTGGTGGGCCGGGAGGCGGAGCTGGACCGCGCCGTGGAGGTGCTCTGCCGTCGCCGCAAGAACAACCCGCTGTTTGTGGGCGACCCCGGCGTAGGCAAAACCGCACTGGCCGAGGGCCTGGCCTTGCGCATCGTGGAGGGCCGTGTGCCCGAAATGTTTGCCCAAACCCACCTTTACGCCCTGGACATGGGGCTCTTGCTGGCGGGCACCCGCTACCGCGGCGATTTTGAAGGCCGCCTCAAGGCCGTGGTGCAGCGGCTTAAGGAACAGCCCGATTCCATCCTGTTTATTGATGAAATTCACACTATTGTGGGGGCGGGTTCCACCTCCGGCGGCTCCCTGGACGCCTCCAACCTGCTCAAGCCCGTGCTGGCCGGAGGCGAACTGCGCTGCATCGGCTCCACCACCTATGAGGAATTCCGCAACCATTTTGAAAAAGACCGCGCCCTGGCCCGGCGTTTTCAGCGCATCGACCTCACCGAACCCAGTGCGGAAGAGTGCCTGCGCATTCTGCAGGGGCTGGAAAAGCGCTACGCGGACTACCACAAGGTGCGTTATGTCCCGGCGGCCCTTAAGGCTATGGTGGACCTGACCGCCCGGCACGTGCGCGACCGCCTGCTGCCGGACAAGGCCATTGACGTGCTGGACGAGTGCGGCGCGGCCGTGCGCCTGGGGCGTGGCGTGCGGCCGGCGCGCGGAGAAGAAACCCCGCAGGTGGGCGTAGGCGATGTGGAGCGCGTGGTGGCCCGCATGGCGGGCGTGCCCGTGCGCACGGTTTCCGGCAAGGAACGCACGCGCCTGGCCCACCTGGAAAAGGACCTCAAGCAGCTGGTGTTCGGCCAGGAAACCGCCATTGAAGTCACCGTGCGGGCCATTTTGCGGGCGCGCGCCGGCCTGGGGCAGGAGCAGCGTCCGGCCGGGGCCTTTTTATTCTACGGGCCCACAGGCGTGGGCAAGACCGAAGTGGCCCGCAGTCTGGCCAAGCTCATGGGCGTGGAATTTCTGCGCTATGACATGAGCGAGTATATGGAAAAACACGCCGTGTCGCGGCTTATCGGCGCGCCTCCCGGCTATGTGGGCTTTGACCAGGGCGGTCTGCTCACCGAGGCCGTGCGCAAGGCGCCTTACTCTGTGGTGCTTCTGGATGAAATGGAAAAGGCTCATCCGGATATCTTTAATGTATTGCTTCAAGTTATGGACTACGCCACGCTCACGGACAACACCGGACGCAAGACGGATTTTTCGCACGTGGTGCTGATCATGACCTCCAATGCCGGAGCCTTCGAAATGTCCCGGCCCAGTATGGGCTTTGCGGGTTCCGTGCCGCAGGACGCGGCCCACAAGGCGCTCAAGGCCGTGGAAAACACCTTCAGCCCGGAGTTCCGCAACCGGCTGGACGCTCTGGTGCCCTTTGGCAGCCTGACGGAACCCATGATGCTGCGCATTGTGGACAAGTTTTTGAGTGACATCCGCCAGAGCCTGGAGCAACACAGGGTAGAATTGACCGTAACCGACGCGGCCCGGCGCTGGCTGGCCCGCAAGGGTTTTGACCCGGCCATGGGCGCGCGGCCCCTGCGGCGGCTGCTGCGTACGGAGCTGGAAGACCGGCTGGCCTCCGCCCTGCTGTTCGGCAACCTGAAGAAGGGCGGCAAAGCCCGGCTGACGTGCTCCAACGACGGGCTGGAACTGGAAAGCGGACCCGCCCCCAAGGCGGCGGGCAAGGCCCAAAAAAACACCAGGAATGCGATAGCCTGA
- the clpS gene encoding ATP-dependent Clp protease adapter ClpS → MSWNDANRSDGQSRVAVEQEIKEPERYRVLLHNDDYTSMDFVVSVLRNIFHKTPEEATAIMLLVHHQGVGQCGVFTQEVAETKVHRVRTTARAAGYPLKCTMEKVH, encoded by the coding sequence AAACCGTAGCGACGGCCAGAGCCGTGTGGCGGTGGAGCAGGAAATCAAGGAACCGGAACGCTACCGGGTGCTGCTGCACAACGACGACTATACCAGCATGGATTTTGTGGTCAGCGTACTGCGCAACATCTTTCATAAAACCCCCGAAGAGGCTACGGCCATCATGCTGCTTGTGCACCATCAGGGTGTGGGCCAGTGCGGTGTGTTCACCCAGGAAGTGGCGGAAACCAAGGTCCACAGGGTGCGCACTACGGCCAGAGCCGCGGGGTATCCCCTCAAATGCACTATGGAAAAAGTCCATTGA